Genomic segment of Candidatus Desulfatibia profunda:
AAGAGCAGGCGGTTGAGATCGTGGCCCGCGGTCCGGTCAGACCGTAGTTGCCGGCGCCAAGATCGGTCAGGGGGCCGTTCGCAAAGGGCAGCAGCAGCGCGGGCTCCGGCCGGGATCGGCCGGACCAGACAGACCGCCGATACCGTTCCCAGGAATGCATGCCGCCTGCTCCACCCCCTAATACAACGCCGATACGGCTTCGGTCGCAGGTTTCCAGATCAAGGCCCGAGTCTGCCAAGGCTTCCCGGGCGGCGATCAGACCCAGGATGTCACAGCGGGAGGCCCGTTTAATTTCCCGGGTCGTAAAACCTTCTTTTAAGTTTTGACTTTTTACCTGAGCGGCAGATTGACTGGTAAACCCGGTCGTGTCAAAAAGCGATACCGGTTCGATGCCGCATTTGCCGTTAAAGATACCTTCTTCAAAAGCAAACAGGGATTCTCCCAGGGCGGTAATTATTCCAAGGCCGGTTACGGCCACACGGATGGAACCCTTCGAATTCATCGATCTTTCCAGAACAGATTTCTCAGGAAAATAATGCAGATCCTGAAGGTGTCATACACCGGACGATAGAACGATTGGTGTTGGTTGTCCGTAAAATAAATCGTTTTAACCGGAACAAAGCTGATCGTATACCCCCGTTTGCCCGCTCTGAGCAAAATGTCGGCTTCGGCCTCAAATCCGTTGTTGAGGATGCGGATGTTTTCCATGACCTTGCGATCATAAAGCCGGAAACCGCACTGGGAATCTTCGACCGGCTGACCGATCAACCAGGAAAAACAAAAGGTACCGATCCGGTTGGCAACATACCGCCGGCGAGGGAATTTTTCTTTAGAATGCATGCGGTTACCGACCGTGATGGTGGACCTGGTCATTTCATAGTGAGCGATGAATTTGGGTATTTCCGAGGGGTCATGCTGTAAATCGGCGTCAATTGTAAGGATCGCGTCGAAATTATTGGCAAGCGCGTAGCGAAAGCTGATGTGCAGGGCATTTCCTTTGCCCTTGTTTTGCAAAACTCTGATGACGTTTGCTCCGGCATCTTCTGCCAGACGCGCGGTGTCATCGGTAGACCCGTCATCGATGACCAGAACGTCCTGAAGATGACGCCGGGCTTCCTTAACAACCCGGGCAATCGTGCTTTCACTGTTAAATGCAGGCACCACCCCGCAAATTTTAATAGTGCTTTTTGCCATGTTACCTTGGAAGTTATGCTT
This window contains:
- a CDS encoding glycosyltransferase family 2 protein: MAKSTIKICGVVPAFNSESTIARVVKEARRHLQDVLVIDDGSTDDTARLAEDAGANVIRVLQNKGKGNALHISFRYALANNFDAILTIDADLQHDPSEIPKFIAHYEMTRSTITVGNRMHSKEKFPRRRYVANRIGTFCFSWLIGQPVEDSQCGFRLYDRKVMENIRILNNGFEAEADILLRAGKRGYTISFVPVKTIYFTDNQHQSFYRPVYDTFRICIIFLRNLFWKDR